From the genome of Nicotiana sylvestris chromosome 2, ASM39365v2, whole genome shotgun sequence, one region includes:
- the LOC104240787 gene encoding UV-B-induced protein At3g17800, chloroplastic-like → MDCGFFYTNISLPQSLPFTVKNTLFSSIPFSPLNLQSSLFKSRKSLVVVASGKNSSNNCEFSGLNVPLVPRTEEGRFLSSIFQNNKKCFYAVVQKELAKLGYEKGEVFLRMNLNLGSDEAVLHRRIAELKELECRNAVEDILYMLIVYKFSEIGVHLVPKLSKCMYNGRLEIWPCRDWELESIHSFEVLEMVREHLTTVIGWKEKSNVTENWIPTQVPKFQIHRVYAASILYGYFLKSASLRHHMEQSLEHINSDIGVTTSGNLLVSGSWPLKQNSVPFGRISGTRSTLAGPTSLIQGKKNEKLRSYVMNFDHEIMQMCAKPKCKEALYLIEKHCSALFGDESDEVVSTSLASLKRIVLEAVAFGSFLWDAEDYVRTFYQLEEN, encoded by the exons ATGGACTGTGGCTTTTTTTACACCAATATTTCTCTTCCTCAATCTTTACCTTTCACAGTAAAAAATACCCTTTTTTCATCTATACCTTTTTCTCCATTAAATTTACAGAGTTCTCTGTTTAAGAGCAGAAAATCGTTGGTTGTGGTGGCAAGTGGtaaaaatagtagtaataatTGTGAATTCAGTGGTTTGAACGTGCCATTAGTGCCAAGGACAGAAGAAGGGAGATTTTTGAGCAGTATTTTTCAGAATAATAAAAAGTGTTTTTATGCTGTTGTTCAGAAAGAATTGGCAAAGTTGGGTTATGAAAAGGGTGAAGTTTTTCTTCGTATGAATCTTAACTTGGGTTCTGATGAAGCTGTTCTTCACAG GAGAATTGCTGAACTGAAAGAGCTGGAATGTCGAAATGCTGTAGAGGATATTTTGTACATGTTAATAGTTTACAAGTTCTCCGAAATCGGAGTGCACTTGGTTCCAAAGCTCTCCAAATGCATGTACAATGGCAGACTCGAGATATGGCCATGTCGAGACTGGGAGCTCGAGTCTATTCATAGCTTTGAAGTACTCGAAATGGTAAGAGAACATCTTACTACTGTTATCGGATGGAAAGAGAAGTCGAACGTGACAGAAAATTGGATCCCTACTCAAGTCCCTAAGTTCCAAATCCATCGAGTTTATGCTGCTTCGATTCTATATGGATATTTTTTGAAGTCGGCCTCATTGAGGCACCATATGGAACAGAGTCTTGAACATATCAACTCTGATATTGGTGTTACTACTTCAGGAAACCTCTTAGTTTCAGGGTCGTGGCCGTTAAAACAAAACAGCGTTCCCTTTGGTCGTATCAGTGGCACACGATCTACATTAGCCGGTCCAACATCACTTATCCAGGGGAAGAAGAATGAAAAACTTAGGTCTTATGTTATGAATTTTGACCATGAAATAATGCAGATGTGTGCAAAACCAAAATGCAAGGAGGCACTGTATCTGATTGAGAAGCATTGTTCTGCGCTTTTTGGCGATGAGAGCGATGAGGTAGTTTCCACGTCATTGGCGAGTCTGAAAAGGATTGTGTTAGAGGCTGTTGCCTTCGGTTCTTTCCTTTGGGATGCAGAAGACTATGTTAGGACATTTTATCAGCTCGAGGAGAACTAG